One Perca flavescens isolate YP-PL-M2 chromosome 14, PFLA_1.0, whole genome shotgun sequence genomic window carries:
- the LOC114567944 gene encoding biotinidase — protein sequence MSHGKETMFLFVVFCSFALTSAVNQTESEVDSWYVAAVYEHNLILNPEPDVPMSRLDALQHMQKNLDIYEGQAAQAAQQGAQILVFPEDGLHGFNFSRSSISGYLETIPDPQQESWNPCTEPGKYNNTEVLQRLSCMARRNKLYLVANMADLQPCPLKTDPTSSCPSDGHWQFNTNVVFRSDGLLVARYHKHNLYFEEAFDTPPQPEIITFDTPFAGRFGLMICFDILFYKPTVALVEKGVRQLIYPTAWMNQLPLLDAVQVQQAFSLGANVTLLAANIRNDQLNMRGSGIYTLFSATYHHAKKGDPEEGRLLVARVPVLDPLWVGKNVTTKEGVVRSESTSSTATDSGFCHQESCSDSPPPETASSVPPSSATFISSMMYDPFTFVLLNETEGKVNVCNGTFCCHLQYQRLPQGDSKALYALGAFAGTHTVNGRYALQVCALVRCAGLDISSCGQEVEEAESKMDFLLEGKFGTRYVYPSVLASKMVLEQPEHLETAADGRVTMKHSNMTGGLVTACLYGRMYHLDNE from the exons ATGTCTCACGGGAAagaaacaatgtttttgttcGTTGTTTTTTGCAGTTTTGCTTTAACGTCGGCCGTCAATCAAACAGAGTCTGAAGTGGACTCCTGGTATGTTGCTGCTGTATATGAGCACAACTTAATCCTGAACCCGGAGCCTGATGTCCCCATGTCCCGCCTCGATGCCCTGCAGCACATGCAGAAAAACCTGGATATCTACGAGGGGCAGGCTGCCCAGGCTGCTCAGCAG GGTGCCCAGATCCTGGTGTTTCCAGAAGATGGTCTTCATGGTTTTAACTTCAGCCGTTCTTCCATCTCTGGCTACCTAGAAACCATTCCTGATCCCCAGCAGGAGAGCTGGAACCCCTGCACAGAGCCGGGCAAATACAACAACACTGAG GTTCTCCAGCGGCTGAGCTGTATGGCCCGTCGTAACAAGCTCTACCTGGTGGCCAACATGGCTGACCTGCAGCCCTGCCCCCTGAAGACTGACCCCACCTCCTCCTGTCCCTCTGATGGACACTGGCAGTTCAACACCAACGTGGTTTTCAG GTCAGATGGTCTGCTGGTGGCTCGCTACCATAAACATAACCTCTACTTTGAGGAGGCCTTCGATACGCCGCCGCAGCCTGAGATCATAACGTTTGATACACCTTTTGCTGGAAGGTTTGGTCTCATGATCTGCTTTGACATCCTGTTCTACAAGCCCACAGTTGCCCTGGTGGAGAAG GGTGTGCGTCAGCTGATCTACCCTACAGCCTGGATGAACCAGCTCCCCCTTCTGGACGCGGTCCAGGTCCAGCAGGCATTCAGCTTAGGTGCCAATGTCACCCTGCTAGCGGCCAACATTCGTAACGACCAACTGAACATGAGAGGAAGTGGTATCTACACCCTTTTTTCTGCCACCTACCACCACGCCAAGAAAGGAGACCCAGAGGAGGGCAGGCTGCTGGTGGCAAGGGTGCCAGTCTTAGACCCACTGTGGGTGGGGAAGAATGTAACCACAAAGGAGGGGGTAGTTAGGAGTGAGTCCACATCATCTACTGCTACAGACTCTGGATTCTGTCACCAAGAGAGCTGTTCTGATTCTCCCCCTCCTGAAACTGCTTCATCAGTTCCTCCCTCCTCTGCCACCTTCATCTCATCCATGATGTACGATCCATTTACATTTGTCCTCTTGAACGAGACAGAGGGCAAAGTGAATGTGTGTAATGGCACCTTTTGCTGTCACCTGCAGTACCAGCGGTTACCACAGGGTGACAGTAAAGCGCTCTATGCATTGGGCGCATTTGCTGGAACACACACTGTGAACGGACGCTACGCCCTCCAG GTGTGTGCACTAGTCCGCTGTGCAGGGTTGGACATCAGTTCCTGTGGACAGGAAGTGGAAGAGGCTGAGTCTAAAATGGACTTCCTGTTGGAGGGGAAGTTTGGGACCAGATATGTGTACCCATCCGTTTTGGCTAGCAAGATGGTCCTGGAGCAGCCAGAGCATCTGGAAACAGCTGCAGATGGCAGAGTGACCATGAAACACTCAAACATGACTGGTGGCCTGGTCACTGCCTGTCTGTACGGACGAATGTATCACCTGGACAATGAATGA
- the LOC114568312 gene encoding biotinidase, which translates to MDSWYVAAVYEHNLILNPEPDVPLSRLDALQHMQKNLDIYEEQAAQAAQQGAQILVFPEDGLHGFNFSRSSISGYLETIPDPQQESWNPCTEPGKYNNTEVLQRLSCMARRNKLYLVANMADLQPCPLKTDPTSSCPSDGRWQFNTNVVFRSDGLLVARYHKHNLFFEQSFDTPPQPEIITFDTPFAGRFGLMICFDILFYEPTVALVEKGVRQLIFPTAWMNTLPLLDSVQFQQAFSLGANVTLLAANLRKDQYNMRGSGIYTPFSATYHHAQKGDPEEGRLLVARVPVLDPLWVGKNVTTKEGVVRSESTSSTATDSGFCNQESCSDSPPPENASSVPPSSATFISSMMFDPFTFVLLNETEGKVNVCNGTFCCHLQYRWLPQGDSKELYALGAFAGTHTVDGRYALQVCALVRCAGLDASSCGQEVEEAESKMDFLLEGKFGTRYVYPSVLASKMVLEQPEHLETTADGRVTMKHSNMTGGLVTACLYGRMYHLDNE; encoded by the exons ATGGACTCCTGGTATGTTGCTGCTGTATATGAGCACAACTTAATCCTGAACCCGGAGCCTGATGTCCCCCTGTCTCGCCTCGATGCCCTGCAGCACATGCAGAAAAACCTTGATATCTACGAGGAGCAGGCTGCCCAGGCTGCTCAGCAG GGTGCCCAGATCCTGGTGTTTCCAGAAGATGGTCTTCATGGTTTTAACTTCAGCCGTTCTTCCATCTCTGGCTACCTAGAAACCATTCCTGATCCCCAGCAGGAGAGCTGGAACCCCTGCACAGAGCCGGGCAAATACAACAACACTGAG GTTCTCCAGCGGCTGAGCTGTATGGCCCGTCGTAACAAGCTCTACCTGGTGGCCAACATGGCTGACCTGCAGCCCTGCCCCCTGAAGACTGACCCCACCTCCTCCTGTCCCTCTGATGGACGCTGGCAGTTCAACACCAACGTGGTTTTCAG GTCAGATGGCCTGCTGGTGGCTCGCTACCATAAACATAACCTTTTCTTTGAGCAGTCCTTTGACACGCCGCCGCAACCCGAGATCATAACGTTTGATACACCTTTTGCTGGAAGGTTTGGCCTCATGATCTGCTTTGACATCCTGTTCTACGAGCCCACAGTTGCCCTGGTGGAGAAG GGTGTGCGTCAGCTGATCTTCCCCACAGCCTGGATGAACACGCTCCCCCTTCTCGATTCAGTCCAGTTCCAGCAGGCATTCAGCTTAGGTGCCAATGTCACCCTGCTAGCAGCCAACCTTCGTAAAGACCAATATAACATGAGAGGAAGTGGTATCTACACCCCTTTTTCTGCCACCTACCACCACGCCCAGAAAGGAGACCCAGAGGAGGGCAGGCTGCTGGTGGCGAGGGTGCCAGTCTTAGACCCACTGTGGGTGGGAAAGAATGTAACCACAAAGGAGGGGGTAGTTAGGAGTGAGTCCACATCATCTACTGCTACAGACTCTGGATTCTGTAACCAAGAGAGCTGTTCTGATTCTCCCCCTCCTGAAAATGCTTCATCAGTTCCTCCCTCCTCTGCCACCTTCATCTCATCCATGATGTTTGACCCATTTACATTTGTCCTCTTGAACGAGACAGAGGGCAAAGTGAATGTGTGTAATGGCACCTTTTGCTGTCACCTGCAGTACCGGTGGTTACCACAGGGTGACAGTAAAGAGCTCTACGCATTGGGGGCATTTGCTGGAACACACACTGTGGATGGGCGCTATGCCCTGCAG GTGTGTGCACTAGTCCGCTGTGCAGGGTTGGACGCCAGTTCCTGTGGACAGGAAGTGGAAGAGGCTGAGTCTAAAATGGACTTCCTGTTGGAGGGGAAGTTTGGGACCAGATATGTGTACCCATCCGTTTTGGCTAGCAAGATGGTCCTGGAGCAGCCAGAGCATCTGGAAACGACTGCAGATGGCAGAGTGACCATGAAACACTCAAACATGACTGGTGGCCTGGTCACTGCCTGTCTGTACGGACGAATGTATCACCTGGACAATGAATGA